AGTGAGGTCATCGATGCTGAGAAATACAGCCAGAAGCGCATCAATCATGCAGTTCCATCAGGTTTGGGATTTTTTCCCCCAAATTTGCTCTGCTGCTGGGCAATGAGCCCAAACATGCAGCCTGTGTGATAGTCATCTTAAAGAAGAACAGGGAGTCCTAGAAATGATACATCCCCCACGGAGTCTGTCTGAGATTACATGTAGACACAGAAGGATTTCAGCATCTACATCACATGACGCCTGAGGTATCAGGGAGCGATAACgcagacacaaatgctgagaggagCCAGATTTAAAAGTTAATCCAAACTCGGGATCAAATAAAGAAGCAGAGGTTAAATCAGAAAGGGAATCCAATCACTAACATGACTAACACAGACATATTATAAACACATAGAAAAACAAGAACAAGTCACCACACAAATCTGTACATTTAAACAATGACCAGCACAGACCACCAACACGCAGGACTAACGGAGGAcccaaacaagacacaggtgggaatgataatcagggggcggggttacaaaaCACGAGGAGGACCTATAACTGACAGGCAGAACCACATggctacataaacaaacacacttgACAGGTGGAGGCAGGGCTAGACGTGAGACAGCCATAGTGGATCTGTGGTTAGTTCTCGTTTGGAACATCCTCTCTGCTGAGTGCCTTCAAAAAACTGTGTGCAAGTGCACATAGAAGATTTAATGCTGTTTTGAAGGGTTtttgatttatatatatatatatatatatatatatatattgccatTCACTGGTCTGGAACACATGCTAACAATGCTAACGGAGGAAAGATAACACGGATCTTACAGAATCAGTTGTTGCTGTCCATCAATCGGGGAATGGCTATAAGACCCTTTCCAAACATATTGAAGTCCATCATACTACAGTGATCATTCACTGTAGTGGGAAACATTGTGCTAATCTTCCCAGGAGTGGATATTCCAGCAAATTCATCGCTAGGTCAGATGATGCAATGATCAGAGAAATTAAAAGCCCAATAGCAACGTCTCTCCACAGGCCTCAGTCACCACATTAGATGGATCTGAGCACCATGCAGTCATTGAGTCAGTCATGAACTCCTCTGTAAACCAAAGTACTGTAGAGTTACATGCGTGACCTATTCACCAGCTAAAGCTTGGCTGACCCAATGATACCAAGCACACCAGCAAACCTACACTAGATCTACATCATCTGTGTTAATCCGAGGTTCACCTAATTTTAAGCCTTGATAAGAACCAGATGATTTATGTCCTGATACATAAAGCCATAGAATTCAAAGAAGGTCTATATATTACAGCATCACTTGTATTCACATGTAACTCTTGTAAACCTAGCTGGTATTTAATTGAGCAGCTTTCACTTTTAGACTGTATGTCTTGCTAGAACGTAGCACAAAAATGCTGCTTGCAGTACACATAAATGTTTTGTGTAGGTCTCCTTGTTAGTCTTCATGTTTAAGGCTTAGGGTGGACCATCTGCACACAGGTTCTCATTAGCATGAATTATTCATTCATGGCTGTTTAGCCATTAATCAAATAGTGTAGTAGGAACATGGACACTGAGACAGATGTGCTGGTCTTAATCTGTAGAATGGTTCTGTCTTGTGTGAATAATGATCTGGGATCTGACCTGATCTTCCTGCTCTGACTTTTTCCGCTGTTTCCTTCTTCTCATCTTCCCCTGTGTTCCCCTTTTACGTCCTCAGTGTATTTCTTCTCGTAACCTGACTGAGCTCACAGGGACGAGGATGAACGGAGGTGAAGAAAGCAGAAGCAGAAGGAGAAGCCGCCTCATGTAAACGTCACGCCTCTTCCTGCCAGCCCTCTCCAATCTCAAGACCTCTCCATCCTCCAGCTGGTACTGTAGTGTGACCATAGTCAGTGTGACAACAGTCATCTCTGCATTCTTCCCCGCCTGCCGAGCCATGTAGTctaacacacttcacacacacacacacacacacatacacacacacacacatacacacacaaaggaagTGTTTGAGGGGGAACATTTGGTTAATCTACAGGGATGCAGACTTTTAAACACTGGTTTGGGAATATGAGCTTCATATAAACATGGAGAAAGACTAGAAGATACACCTACatgcccacacaaacacatatgctATAACTGAACGTAtttggtaaaagaaaaaagaaatggAAAAAATTATTGAAATTCCCACCTGATCATGGGCACACATACTCAGAAACACATAATCCACATTCCTATTGAATATAAGAATTTGTGTCTAATGACTTGCATGGAAGATTGGACACAACCATTGAAGCTTATTCTGTAAATTCATTCCTAAACTCCTACTGCCTAATGTACAGCCGATAGAGACATTTCAAACCCTTCATGAAACTTCATGTGTACAAAATATTAACACTATGAGCCTGCCAATATATTCAGATCCTTCACAGACATAaactttattatttttctattcAGTACAGATGTTGGATATTGCAAGAAGACACATTTTTCATTTCACAGTTTTATTTAGTAAGGACCTATGACACATTGTTAAATGTAAATGCCATTTATGGATGATGTAACAGTGTTCAATTTGTCACTTATGGCCATTGTGTGAAACCAGAGAGTTCAGAAGCATGCTTATTTATCCTCTAACTCTTTTGCTGATGCCAATAAAACATCTCCGAACTGTTTAcactctcactttctcttttacacgaatacaaaatcacaaaaaagaaacaagaAAAAAGTACACCTTACAGCCACAACTTTCTGCTAAAAATAGACTAGCAAATGTTTACCTTTATATTTACATCCatttgaaaaaagaaaaaaaacaaacaaaatgtctTTAGAAAATAAATTATTAACAGTTTGCAGTTCTTTCAGGACATGTCCACGGTCTCTGCCGTGTCTCAGGACCTGTTAATACAccagacaaaaagaaaaatgtcaCTCGGCCACTTTAAGGTAAAATCTATATTACATATTGATACAATTCTATATTTAAAGGACAAGTATTCTACAAGTCTATAATATAAAACTGTATACATACCTTAATGCTTGATATAAAAACAGTAAGGACAAAACCAGTGTTGCCAGCATCATCCAGTAGTATTCACCTGCTCAATTTAAGGAAACAAGCTTTAGAAAATCAGACTTATTTTGTGAAAACACAggaatccattaaaaaattcaCAGGAAAGAAATCTGGAGTTGATGATGAAACACGTTTGTCTCACCCAGGTCGGGTGTTTTCTGACCTGGTTCAAGTATCTCTACTGTCATGCTTATGTCCATGGGGGTCTGCAGGGCAACGTGGGACACCCTGCAGATGAGGACGGTCCCGGCCGGCTGGTCAGAGGGCCGGACCGTGAGGAAGGAGGACAGGGAGAACGTCCCATCGCTGTGTTGCCGGTGACTGGAGAGAGAGGCCTTCTCTGTCAGAGAGATGTTTTCAGTCTCAGTGGGGAGCTGAGAAAACCAGTCCACCTACAGGAGCACACATCCAAACTAGAGTCGGTTCCTCCAGGAAGGAATGCAAAGGTGGCAAAGCCTGTGTTGATCTGAAGTGACTGGAGTCAACTTTAGAGTGTAAAGTACAAACCTTCACATCCAGGGGGTAGTAACGCTCACAATTGCAGCTCAATTTCTTGGGCATCTCATCTTGAAACACTACCTTCTTTTCAGTGACAAATACTCTGGGAGCCTCTTTGGGGGACGGAGGAGTGTGGTTAGCACAGAGATGGTAAACAGGTCTCAAAGCTGATTTATGATAATGTCTGTTGTTAAAAGTTCTAAAAAACCTAATTGAATCTAACAGAAAAATGTAACACCATGCAGTTTTGACGGGTTGAAAGGACCAAATTATATTTTACAAATTAATTCTTAAATCCATAAGCACAGCGCTAAGAATGTGCCGCACTGGTCTGTACGGTGACTGATCAGACACTTACGCATCAAGTGCAGCTGAACGATCTGCTGCGTCTGAAAGCCTCCGGAGGTGATGGTGCAGATGTAGGTTCCCTCGTCAGAGACCTTCAGGTCCTTCATGGTCAGAGATGCATTTCCGTCCTGAAGCAGCAGGCTGCGGTCTACAGAGACACCTGTTCGATCCACGTTCACTGCAGGAGAACACAGCAACACGGACGAATGCTGACTGGTGAATGACCTGAGTGACCTGTGACCCGGTAGTAATTGTGAACATGTCTAGGATAAGTCTGGAAAGTGCATTCACAAAACACTCAGCACAAATATCCACACCTTAAGAAGGTCATAACTGAGCAGTGGGTTTTTAATGTTAGTAATACACCAAGAACGTTAACTGGTACTTCTAATTTTGATTAGCAAAAAGAGGCCCAAACTGTGATTACAAAATATTTAATGTCACAAAAATGTGAATTGGaataaaaattaaaattttaatttCGATGTCTTTATCACTTCAAATATAAACTTGGCCAAACATCTCAATGAGGCCATCCACTTTTGTGATCATTTAGTGACacattaattattattgtttatttatccATCACTGGATGGATCCCCAGTGCCATCTTGTCTTCTCCACTGTGTACACAAGAGAGACGGCAATGACTCCATGTGCTAGTGTAGAAGAAACGATGACTGATCTCCAACCTCTTCTAAAGTGTTAATGGTTTTTCGAACACATGCCCGGTCCGTTACCCACCCTGTGTCCCTTCTTCCGTGTCCACCGTCTGGGTCTTCATGTCCAGGACCATCCGTCCGTGTCCCCTGTGCTGCCAGCGCCACTCCAGGCCCACGGTCTGATCTGCTGGAGCGTCTCGCTGCCTATAGCCACAGTCCAATACCACATC
This genomic stretch from Brachyhypopomus gauderio isolate BG-103 unplaced genomic scaffold, BGAUD_0.2 sc62, whole genome shotgun sequence harbors:
- the tapbpl gene encoding tapasin-related protein, which gives rise to MLRVLLLGCVFALAHGLEGADVVLSCSLIEEGGGMGNMMGGAHFTRTPATLVLRDLPMTSDLSPETITPYNPPNTPNADDLIFEVQASSVEIPEAESLLHADCNEQEVVCELSQYVPRAADPESTASHFIGSIHVEGGGVSFTLVLQTTSNENEKVPLIQSKLNLPLSQWGTLLTDVVFVVYSRSPSVAVPIGVDVVLDCGYRQRDAPADQTVGLEWRWQHRGHGRMVLDMKTQTVDTEEGTQVNVDRTGVSVDRSLLLQDGNASLTMKDLKVSDEGTYICTITSGGFQTQQIVQLHLMQAPRVFVTEKKVVFQDEMPKKLSCNCERYYPLDVKVDWFSQLPTETENISLTEKASLSSHRQHSDGTFSLSSFLTVRPSDQPAGTVLICRVSHVALQTPMDISMTVEILEPGEYYWMMLATLVLSLLFLYQALRS